CCGGGAGAACTACGCGGCGGCGCAGAACAACCTGGCCGTAGCCTACCGGGTCCTCTCGGAGAAGACCGACCGCGAGGAGAACCTGAGGCGCGCCATTGCCGCCTGCGAGAAGGCCCTCGAGGTGCGCACGCCGGACGAATACCCCGCCGAGTACGCCGCCACCCAGAACAACCTGGCCAACGCCTACCGGGCGCTCGCCGAGACAACCGACCGCGAGGAGAACCTGAGGCGCGCCCTCGCGGCCTGCAACGAGGCGCTGAGGGTCAAGACCGCCGAGGCGAGCCCCGACGACTACGCCGCCATGGAGCAGAACCTGGGAAGCATCCTGACGGCCATATCGGGCGCCGACAACCTCAAGCGCGCCATCGAGTCCTTCAAACAGGCCCTTAAGGTGAGGACGGCCGACAAGTATCCGCTCGACTACGCCTCCATTCACAACGACCTCGGCAACGCCCTCTCGGCCCTGGCCGCCCTTGGCGAATCTCCGGAGGAGAACCTCAAGGCCGCTGTGGAGGCCTACAAGAAGGCCCTGACCATAAGGACGGCCGACGAGCACCCGGCCGATTTCGCCGCAACCATCCAGAACCTCGGCAACGCCTATCTCGAACTCTCGGCCATAGAGGACACGGAGGAAAACCTCATAGAGGCCGTGGCCGCGCTCGAAGAGGCCGTCAAGATAAGGACGGCCGAGAAGAATCCAGAGGGGTACGCCATCACCAAGTCGAAGCTCGGCGACGCCTACCGCAAGCTGGCCGAGGCGTCGGCGCTGGACGAGTACAGGGAGAAGGCCGTGGCGGCCTACGAGGAGTCGGTGGCCCACCTCTCGCCGGAGAGCGGACCGGCGCTCTTTGCCGCCACCCACAACAGCCTGGGGCTCGCCTACGGCTCGCTCTCGGCCGTGCGCGACCGCGAGGAGAACCTCTCGAAGGCCATATCGGCCTTCGAACGCGCCCTCACGGTCAGGACCGGCGAGAAGATGCCGCTGGAATACGCCGAGACACGCCGCAACATGGGAGCGGCCTACAAGGAACTCTCCGGCTCGCAAGACAGGGAAGAAAACCTGCTCAAGGCCCTCGAAAGCTACGAAGAGGCCCTCAAATACTCCCTCACCCTCAAGGCCCTCAAAGGCTGACACCTTAAATTCCCTGAGGGAACCTTTTTGTAAAAAGGTTCCCTCAGACTCCCTCCAAAAACTTTTAATGCGAGTTGGTTTCCCCCTGTTTTGCCAAGGCAAAACAGGGGGAAACCAACTCGTATTGAAAGTCTTTGAAGGGGGTCTGGGGGAAACTTTCTACAGAAAGTTTCCCCCAGGATATTTGAATACCCGTCGCCATATCCGGCGGGCCTAATCGGTTTTTCTTTGCTTACTTTCTTTTTTTCCAAAAAGGAAGTAAGAGGCTTCGCGGTAGCCCTGGGCTATGGCATGGGCGGCGCGGCTGAACTCGAGGAATCCGACGTCCACTTTCGGCGCTATGACGAGGTCGGGCCGGTCAAGCCGCAGCCTGGTCTCGCATATCTGCCGTTCCATGATATAGATGGAGTCGACGAGGACGTCGAAGATATTGGGCGTGCCCTCGTCGGACAGCCAGCGGCGTATCTGGTCTACCGCCCTGATGTTGAGGCGGCCGAGCCGTTTTTCGAGCTCGACGAGTATGGCGGGTCTTGTGGGGGCGTCGGAGGCCGGGGGCGTCCGGGCGGCGCGTCTTTCGCCGCCGCGTCCGGCGCCGCCGGGCATGGGATCGACGGCTATTATGTAGCCGGCCCCCATCTCGCGCACGGCGCTCACGGGCACGGGGTTGACGATGCCTCCGTCGGCGAGCACCATGGAGCCGTGTCTTACGGGAGTGAAGATTCCGGGTATGGATATGCTCGCCCTTATGGCCTCTATGAGGTCGCCGCTGCGCAGGACCACCTCTTTGCCGCTTACAAGGTCAGTGGAGACGGCGGCGAAGGGGATGTCCAGCTCTTCGATCTTCGAGGCCTTCACGTGGCTTCTGATGAAGTCGGCGACCTTTTTGCCGTCTATGAGGCCCGAGCTGGGGAATACGATGTCGAAGAAGCCGAGTATCTGGCGCCAGTCGAGCCCCATGGCCACCTTTTTGAGCTCGGCGAGTCCGCCGGAGGCGTAGACGGCGCCGACGAGCGCGCCCATGCTCGTGCCGGCGATGAAATCCACCTCCATACCCGCCTCGTCCATGGCCTCGAGGACGCCGATGTGGGCCCAGCCGCGGGCAGAGCCTCCGCCGAGGGCGAGTCCCACGCCACGGCCTTCAGCGCCGGGCGCGGTCTTTCGGCCTTGCCGGCCCCGCTGCGGCCCAGGACGGTCCTTCATGCCGCGCAATCCTTTATGCCCCGGGGGCTGCTTCAGGTGGGCACCTTCTCCCAGTCCTTGAGGAAGCGTTCTATGCCTATGTCTGTTAGCGGATGGGAGG
This genomic stretch from Deltaproteobacteria bacterium harbors:
- a CDS encoding patatin gives rise to the protein MKDRPGPQRGRQGRKTAPGAEGRGVGLALGGGSARGWAHIGVLEAMDEAGMEVDFIAGTSMGALVGAVYASGGLAELKKVAMGLDWRQILGFFDIVFPSSGLIDGKKVADFIRSHVKASKIEELDIPFAAVSTDLVSGKEVVLRSGDLIEAIRASISIPGIFTPVRHGSMVLADGGIVNPVPVSAVREMGAGYIIAVDPMPGGAGRGGERRAARTPPASDAPTRPAILVELEKRLGRLNIRAVDQIRRWLSDEGTPNIFDVLVDSIYIMERQICETRLRLDRPDLVIAPKVDVGFLEFSRAAHAIAQGYREASYFLFGKKESKQRKTD
- a CDS encoding tetratricopeptide repeat protein, with amino-acid sequence MDLSPLFFVAVGGLLGAFVAGSILYFVFESRNQTLSKGMLALSAKNADKLLEKGLYDDALSIYRNVLQELRRENDPGLYGRVLNNMGMCLYHLASKGEKKENLEKAVSAFEQALKVLRPDTHPEDYASLKNNLGNAFSALAEITDREENLRKAMACYEDALKIRTVEKHPVDHAMTQNNLGNLHSTLARTSEGEEEIRKAIAAYEEALRIFDEVGDRENYAAAQNNLAVAYRVLSEKTDREENLRRAIAACEKALEVRTPDEYPAEYAATQNNLANAYRALAETTDREENLRRALAACNEALRVKTAEASPDDYAAMEQNLGSILTAISGADNLKRAIESFKQALKVRTADKYPLDYASIHNDLGNALSALAALGESPEENLKAAVEAYKKALTIRTADEHPADFAATIQNLGNAYLELSAIEDTEENLIEAVAALEEAVKIRTAEKNPEGYAITKSKLGDAYRKLAEASALDEYREKAVAAYEESVAHLSPESGPALFAATHNSLGLAYGSLSAVRDREENLSKAISAFERALTVRTGEKMPLEYAETRRNMGAAYKELSGSQDREENLLKALESYEEALKYSLTLKALKG